A window of Streptomyces sp. SAI-127 contains these coding sequences:
- a CDS encoding benzaldehyde dehydrogenase codes for MSLLDPKSWQPHPLSGPEYAVTEPATGDTLATVTLAGAEDVERSAAAARAAQTEWARLPHFVRAGVLRKAGDLFSAHADELREWLVRESGSIPGKADFELHVAAQECYEAAALASRPAGQVLPSEAPRLSYTRRVPVGVVGVIAPFNAPLILSIRSVAPALALGNAVILKPDPRTAVCGGLSLAAVFAEAGLPEGLFHVLPGGPDVGQALVADPRVPVISFTGSTAAGRAVGEAAGRHLKRAHLELGGNSALIVLEDADIEAVISTAAWGSFFHQGQICMTTGRHLVHDSLYEEYVERLAAKADSLAVGDPNREQVHLGPIIDDNQLAKVRGLVEASTAQGAKLAAGGTHEKLFYRPTVLAGLDDSTPAYAEEVFGPVAPVRSFSTVDEAAALAAAGPYGLSLGIVTGDAARGLDLAERIPTGIVHINDQTVNDEAVAPFGGIAASGTGARFGGESNVEAFTDVRWTTVRADVATYPF; via the coding sequence ATGTCATTGCTCGACCCCAAGAGCTGGCAGCCCCACCCCCTGTCGGGACCTGAGTACGCCGTCACCGAACCCGCCACCGGCGACACGCTCGCCACCGTCACCCTCGCCGGCGCGGAGGACGTGGAGCGCTCCGCGGCGGCCGCCCGGGCCGCCCAGACCGAATGGGCCCGGCTCCCGCACTTCGTGCGGGCCGGGGTGCTGCGCAAGGCCGGTGACCTGTTCTCCGCCCACGCCGACGAACTGCGCGAGTGGCTCGTCCGCGAGTCCGGGTCCATCCCCGGCAAGGCCGACTTCGAACTGCACGTCGCCGCCCAGGAGTGCTACGAGGCCGCCGCGCTCGCCTCCCGCCCCGCGGGCCAGGTCCTGCCCAGTGAGGCGCCCCGCCTGTCCTACACGCGCCGGGTCCCGGTCGGTGTCGTGGGCGTGATCGCGCCCTTCAACGCCCCGCTGATCCTCTCGATCCGCTCCGTCGCCCCGGCCCTGGCGCTGGGAAACGCGGTGATCCTGAAGCCGGACCCGCGCACCGCGGTCTGCGGCGGCCTCTCGCTCGCCGCCGTCTTCGCCGAGGCCGGGCTGCCCGAGGGGCTGTTCCATGTCCTGCCCGGCGGCCCCGACGTCGGCCAGGCCCTGGTCGCCGACCCGCGTGTCCCCGTCATCTCCTTCACCGGATCGACCGCGGCGGGCCGCGCGGTGGGCGAGGCGGCGGGACGACACCTCAAGCGCGCCCACCTGGAACTCGGCGGCAACTCCGCGCTGATCGTCCTGGAGGACGCCGACATCGAGGCCGTCATCTCCACGGCGGCCTGGGGATCCTTCTTCCACCAGGGCCAGATCTGCATGACGACCGGCCGCCACCTCGTCCACGACTCGCTGTACGAGGAGTACGTCGAGCGTCTGGCCGCCAAGGCCGACTCCCTCGCCGTCGGCGACCCCAACCGGGAGCAGGTCCACCTGGGCCCGATCATCGACGACAACCAGCTCGCCAAGGTGCGCGGCCTGGTCGAGGCCAGCACCGCCCAGGGCGCCAAGCTGGCCGCCGGCGGCACGCACGAGAAGCTCTTCTACCGCCCGACGGTCCTCGCGGGCCTCGACGACAGCACGCCCGCCTACGCGGAGGAGGTGTTCGGCCCCGTCGCACCCGTACGGTCCTTCAGCACGGTCGACGAGGCCGCCGCCCTGGCCGCCGCGGGGCCGTACGGCCTCTCGCTCGGCATCGTCACCGGGGACGCGGCCCGCGGTCTCGACCTGGCGGAGCGGATCCCCACCGGCATCGTGCACATCAACGACCAGACCGTGAACGACGAGGCGGTCGCGCCCTTCGGCGGTATCGCCGCGTCCGGCACCGGCGCCCGCTTCGGCGGTGAGTCCAATGTGGAGGCCTTCACCGACGTGCGCTGGACGACGGTACGCGCGGACGTGGCGACCTACCCCTTCTAG
- a CDS encoding pirin family protein, giving the protein MSNLDREAVPALCGGRGFVVAEPVRELLSPRRVKLGEAGEVRRLLPNLGRRMVGAWCFVDHYGPDDIADEPGMQVPPHPHMGLQTVSWLHEGEVLHRDSTGSLQTIRPRELGLMTSGRAISHSEESPKSHARFLHGAQLWVALPDGHRHTDPRFEHHAELPQITAPGLTATLILGDLDGARSPGTAYTPIVGADLALARGADVRLPLVPDFEYAVLSMSGEAHVDGVPLLPGSMLYLGCGRTELPLRAESDAGLMLLGGEPFEEELVMFWNWIGRSQEEIEQARQDWMTGSRFGEVKGYDGAPLPAPELPPLPLKPRGRVR; this is encoded by the coding sequence ATGAGCAATCTTGATCGCGAGGCGGTTCCCGCCCTGTGCGGCGGCCGCGGCTTCGTGGTGGCGGAACCCGTGCGCGAACTCCTCAGCCCTCGGCGCGTCAAGCTCGGCGAGGCCGGCGAGGTACGCCGGCTTCTTCCCAACCTGGGCCGCCGCATGGTCGGCGCCTGGTGTTTCGTCGATCACTACGGCCCCGACGACATCGCCGACGAGCCGGGCATGCAGGTGCCCCCGCACCCGCACATGGGCCTGCAGACGGTGAGCTGGCTGCACGAGGGCGAAGTGCTGCACCGCGACTCCACCGGCAGCCTCCAGACCATCCGCCCCCGTGAGCTGGGCCTGATGACCTCCGGCCGCGCGATCAGCCACTCCGAGGAGAGCCCGAAGTCCCACGCCCGCTTCCTGCACGGCGCCCAGCTCTGGGTCGCCCTGCCGGACGGCCATCGCCACACCGACCCGCGCTTCGAGCACCACGCCGAGCTGCCGCAGATCACGGCACCCGGTCTGACGGCCACGCTCATCCTGGGCGACCTCGACGGCGCACGCTCACCCGGAACGGCGTACACCCCCATCGTCGGCGCCGACCTGGCCCTCGCCCGTGGCGCGGACGTACGCCTGCCACTGGTGCCGGACTTCGAGTACGCCGTTCTGTCCATGTCCGGCGAGGCCCATGTGGACGGGGTGCCGCTCCTGCCCGGTTCGATGCTCTACCTCGGCTGCGGCCGCACCGAACTCCCGCTGCGCGCCGAGTCGGACGCGGGCCTGATGCTCCTGGGCGGCGAGCCGTTCGAGGAGGAGCTCGTCATGTTCTGGAACTGGATCGGGCGGTCCCAGGAAGAGATCGAACAGGCGCGGCAGGACTGGATGACAGGGTCCCGTTTCGGTGAGGTGAAGGGCTACGACGGAGCTCCGCTGCCCGCTCCGGAGCTGCCGCCGCTGCCGCTGAAGCCGCGGGGGAGGGTGCGCTGA
- a CDS encoding PepSY-associated TM helix domain-containing protein has product MSIAPSTTTAEAPKPAAPAPVPSRWAPLRPLVLRLHFYAGVFVAPFLLVAAVTGFLYAGAFQAEKIVYRDQMTVAAVGDTRLPISTQVAAAREAHPEGTVSAVRPSPEADATTRVLLSGVKGVDPNHTLAVFVDPYTGKVRGALEQYGSTGALPLRTWIDEFHRDLHLGENGRLYSEFAASWLWVIAGGGIALWFSRRRALRKVRGTSGRRRTLGLHASVGVWAAAGFIFLSATGLTWSTYAGANIDELRTSLGQSTPSVSAAAGGDHSGHGASASAGAAEHGVGLDKVLAAARAEGLGDPVEIVPPADESSAYVVRQVQRSWPEKQDAVAVDPTSGEVTDVLRFADHPLLAKLTRWGIDLHTGVLFGLVNQIALMLLALSLVLLIVWGYRMWWQRGRGSAFGRPIPRGAWQQVPPQLLVPAVVVVAVLGYFVPLLGIPLAGFIVADVILGEVAHRRGKKGEAAT; this is encoded by the coding sequence ATGTCCATCGCCCCCTCGACGACCACCGCCGAGGCCCCGAAACCGGCCGCCCCGGCGCCGGTTCCCAGCAGATGGGCCCCGCTGCGTCCGCTCGTGCTGCGTCTGCACTTCTACGCCGGCGTGTTCGTCGCGCCCTTCCTCCTCGTCGCCGCCGTCACCGGCTTCCTGTACGCCGGCGCCTTCCAGGCCGAGAAGATCGTCTACCGGGACCAGATGACCGTCGCCGCCGTCGGCGACACCAGGCTGCCCATCTCCACTCAGGTCGCCGCCGCCCGCGAGGCCCACCCCGAGGGCACCGTCTCGGCCGTACGGCCTTCCCCCGAGGCCGACGCGACGACCAGGGTCCTGCTGTCCGGGGTGAAGGGAGTCGACCCGAACCACACCCTCGCCGTGTTCGTCGACCCGTACACCGGCAAGGTCCGCGGCGCGCTCGAGCAGTACGGCTCCACCGGCGCGCTGCCGCTGCGGACCTGGATCGACGAGTTCCACCGCGACCTCCACCTCGGCGAGAACGGCCGTCTGTACAGCGAGTTCGCCGCCAGCTGGCTGTGGGTGATCGCGGGCGGCGGCATCGCGCTGTGGTTCTCCCGCCGCCGCGCCCTGCGCAAGGTCCGCGGTACCAGCGGGCGGCGCCGCACCCTCGGACTGCACGCCAGCGTCGGCGTCTGGGCCGCGGCCGGCTTCATCTTCCTGTCGGCGACCGGGCTGACCTGGTCGACGTACGCCGGCGCCAACATCGATGAACTCCGCACCTCACTGGGCCAGTCCACGCCCTCGGTCTCCGCGGCCGCGGGCGGCGACCACTCGGGCCACGGCGCGTCCGCCTCGGCGGGTGCCGCCGAGCACGGCGTCGGCCTCGACAAGGTGCTGGCCGCCGCCCGTGCCGAAGGGCTCGGCGACCCCGTCGAGATCGTCCCGCCCGCCGACGAGTCGTCGGCCTATGTCGTACGGCAGGTGCAGCGCAGCTGGCCCGAGAAGCAGGACGCGGTCGCCGTCGACCCGACCAGCGGCGAGGTCACCGACGTGCTGCGGTTCGCCGACCACCCGCTGCTCGCCAAGCTGACCCGCTGGGGCATCGATCTGCACACCGGCGTCCTGTTCGGGCTGGTCAACCAGATCGCCCTGATGCTCCTGGCGCTGTCGCTGGTCCTGCTGATCGTGTGGGGCTACCGCATGTGGTGGCAGCGCGGCCGTGGCTCCGCCTTCGGCCGGCCGATCCCGCGCGGCGCCTGGCAGCAGGTCCCGCCGCAGCTCCTGGTGCCGGCTGTGGTGGTCGTCGCCGTCCTCGGCTACTTCGTGCCGCTGCTCGGCATTCCGCTGGCCGGCTTCATCGTCGCCGACGTGATCCTCGGCGAGGTCGCCCACCGGCGGGGCAAGAAGGGCGAGGCGGCGACCTGA
- a CDS encoding MarR family transcriptional regulator, with protein sequence MTTTTPVLNPRVIALAHYAARALLENVLARHGATFQQSVTLRLAAVAEGPVERDRIVEDLVGALKIDAAEAHSVVDELISAGLLAPHERSQVRITDTGRKLFETTSAETAPITARVYAGIPADDLAVAGRVLSLITERADEELAALSK encoded by the coding sequence ATGACCACCACCACTCCCGTCCTCAACCCCCGCGTGATAGCCCTGGCCCACTACGCCGCCCGTGCACTCCTCGAGAACGTCCTGGCCCGCCACGGCGCGACCTTCCAGCAGTCCGTCACCCTGCGGCTCGCCGCCGTCGCCGAGGGCCCGGTCGAGCGTGACCGCATCGTCGAGGACCTCGTCGGCGCGCTCAAGATCGACGCGGCGGAGGCGCACTCCGTGGTCGACGAGCTGATCTCCGCGGGACTGCTGGCTCCCCATGAGCGGTCCCAGGTGCGGATCACGGACACCGGACGGAAGCTGTTCGAGACCACCTCCGCCGAGACCGCCCCCATCACCGCCCGGGTCTACGCCGGCATCCCCGCGGACGACCTCGCGGTCGCCGGCCGCGTACTGAGCCTCATCACGGAGCGGGCCGACGAGGAGCTCGCCGCCCTGAGCAAGTAG
- the trxA gene encoding thioredoxin has translation MSSTVELTKENFDQTVTDNEFVLIDFWASWCGPCRQFAPVYEKAAEDNPDLVFGKVDTEAQPELAAAFGIQSIPTLMIVRDQVAVFAQPGALPESALTDVIGQARKLDMDEVRKSVAEQQAQAGQNGE, from the coding sequence ATGAGCAGCACCGTGGAGCTCACCAAGGAGAACTTCGACCAGACGGTCACGGACAACGAGTTCGTCCTGATCGACTTCTGGGCGTCGTGGTGCGGCCCGTGCCGCCAGTTCGCGCCGGTCTACGAGAAGGCCGCCGAGGACAACCCCGACCTGGTGTTCGGCAAGGTGGACACCGAGGCGCAGCCGGAGCTGGCCGCGGCCTTCGGTATCCAGTCGATCCCGACGCTGATGATCGTCCGCGACCAGGTCGCGGTGTTCGCCCAGCCGGGCGCGCTGCCCGAATCCGCCCTGACGGACGTCATCGGGCAGGCCCGCAAGCTGGACATGGACGAGGTCCGCAAGTCCGTGGCCGAGCAGCAGGCCCAGGCCGGGCAGAACGGCGAGTAA
- a CDS encoding MarR family transcriptional regulator, with translation MSTASEGATPGFLVWRLSMKWRVAVDRAVAPLGLTHAQYSLVASLYGMQRGGERPSQRRLADRTGLEPLYVSKLARSLESAGLLERTRDPRDPRAVQLALTEEGRERTLRAIKVVQGLLEQLLAPLGGLDSARTRGFKRELAALLDAPLDPTNETLEEQS, from the coding sequence ATGAGTACGGCATCCGAAGGCGCGACGCCCGGTTTCCTGGTCTGGCGACTGTCGATGAAGTGGCGGGTCGCGGTCGACCGCGCGGTGGCGCCGCTCGGCCTGACCCACGCCCAGTACTCGCTGGTGGCGTCGCTGTACGGCATGCAGCGCGGCGGTGAACGCCCGAGCCAGCGACGCCTCGCCGACCGGACCGGCCTCGAACCGCTCTACGTCTCCAAGCTGGCGCGCTCCCTGGAGAGCGCCGGGCTCCTGGAACGCACCCGGGACCCCCGCGACCCGCGCGCGGTGCAACTGGCGCTGACCGAGGAGGGCCGCGAGCGGACCCTGCGGGCCATCAAGGTCGTCCAGGGGCTCCTGGAGCAACTGCTGGCACCGCTCGGAGGCCTGGACAGCGCGCGCACGCGGGGGTTCAAGCGCGAGCTGGCGGCCCTGCTCGACGCACCTCTCGACCCGACGAACGAGACCCTGGAGGAGCAGTCATGA
- a CDS encoding NAD(P)/FAD-dependent oxidoreductase, whose protein sequence is MTETENIASSTYDVVVLGAGPVGENVADRTRAAGLSTAVVESELVGGECSYWACMPSKALLRPVIAQADARRLPGLSASVQGSLDTAAVLARRDYFTSNWKDDGQIGWLESIGADLHRGHGRLTGERTVTVTGPDGVRKVLTARHAVAVCTGTRAVLPDLPGLDEVKPWTSREATSAQAAPGRLVVVGGGVVATEMATAWQALGSQVTLLVRGKGLLNRMEPFAGELVAEALTEAGVNVRTGTSVESVTRENGTVVVVTGTGDRIEADEILFATGRAPHTDDIGLDTIGREPGTWLEVDDSLRVTGSDWLYAVGDVNHRALLTHQGKYQARIAGAAISARASGAAVQADPWGAHAATADHDAVPQVVFTDPEAAAVGLSLAEAEQAGHRVRAVDYDLASVAGAGLYGDGYRGRARMVVDLEREILLGVTFVGPGVGELIHSATIAVAGQVPIGRLWHAVPSYPTISEVWLRLLEAYRDN, encoded by the coding sequence ATGACGGAAACGGAAAACATCGCCTCCAGTACCTACGATGTAGTGGTGCTCGGTGCCGGGCCCGTGGGGGAGAACGTGGCCGACCGCACCCGCGCGGCCGGTCTCTCCACCGCGGTCGTGGAGAGCGAGCTGGTCGGCGGAGAGTGTTCCTACTGGGCCTGTATGCCCAGCAAGGCCCTGCTGCGGCCGGTGATCGCCCAGGCGGACGCGCGCCGCCTGCCGGGCCTGAGCGCCTCGGTGCAGGGATCCCTCGACACGGCCGCGGTCCTCGCACGCCGGGACTACTTCACCTCGAACTGGAAGGACGACGGCCAGATCGGCTGGCTGGAGAGCATCGGCGCCGACCTCCACCGCGGCCACGGCCGTCTCACCGGAGAGCGCACGGTCACGGTCACCGGCCCCGACGGCGTACGGAAGGTGCTGACCGCCCGGCACGCCGTGGCCGTCTGCACCGGCACCCGGGCCGTCCTGCCGGACCTGCCGGGCCTCGACGAGGTCAAGCCGTGGACCAGCCGCGAGGCCACGAGCGCCCAGGCGGCACCCGGACGGCTCGTCGTGGTCGGCGGGGGAGTGGTCGCCACCGAGATGGCCACGGCCTGGCAGGCGCTCGGCTCGCAGGTCACGCTGCTCGTGCGCGGGAAGGGCCTGCTCAACCGCATGGAGCCCTTCGCGGGCGAACTCGTCGCCGAGGCGCTCACCGAAGCGGGCGTGAACGTCCGCACCGGCACGTCGGTCGAGTCGGTCACCCGCGAGAACGGCACGGTCGTGGTCGTCACCGGCACCGGCGACCGTATCGAGGCGGACGAGATCCTCTTCGCCACCGGACGCGCCCCGCACACCGACGACATCGGCCTGGACACGATCGGCCGGGAGCCCGGCACCTGGCTGGAGGTCGACGACAGCCTCCGTGTGACCGGCAGCGACTGGCTCTACGCCGTCGGCGACGTCAATCACCGCGCGCTCCTCACCCACCAGGGCAAGTACCAGGCGCGCATCGCGGGCGCGGCGATCTCCGCCCGCGCCTCCGGGGCCGCGGTCCAGGCGGATCCCTGGGGCGCCCACGCCGCGACCGCCGACCACGACGCCGTACCCCAGGTCGTCTTCACAGACCCTGAGGCCGCCGCGGTGGGCCTCTCCCTGGCGGAGGCCGAACAGGCGGGCCACCGGGTCCGCGCGGTCGACTACGACCTCGCCTCGGTGGCGGGCGCCGGCCTCTACGGCGACGGCTACCGCGGCCGCGCCCGCATGGTCGTCGACCTGGAGCGCGAGATCCTCCTCGGCGTCACCTTCGTCGGCCCCGGCGTCGGCGAACTGATCCACTCCGCGACCATCGCGGTCGCGGGCCAGGTCCCGATCGGCAGGCTGTGGCACGCGGTCCCGTCGTACCCGACGATCAGCGAGGTGTGGCTGCGGCTCCTCGAGGCCTACCGGGACAACTAG
- a CDS encoding peptide deformylase, translated as MATPSHRAPLAELVGELLATDGPLPIVAAGEPVLRRATEPYDGQLDAALLSRFVEALRVTMHAAPGVGLAAPQVGVPLRIAVVEDPAPVPEEVRDVRGRVPQPFRVLVNPSYEPVGTERAAFFEGCLSVPGWQAVVARPAQVRLTCEDEYGRPVDEVFSGWPGRIVQHETDHLDGMLYLDRAELRSLSSNQAMAERWTQPTPEQAAASLGFELP; from the coding sequence ATGGCAACTCCGAGTCATCGCGCGCCCCTTGCCGAGCTGGTCGGCGAACTCCTGGCCACGGACGGTCCGCTGCCGATCGTGGCGGCCGGCGAACCCGTCCTGCGCCGCGCCACCGAGCCGTACGACGGCCAGTTGGACGCCGCGCTCCTGTCCCGTTTCGTCGAGGCCCTGCGTGTCACCATGCACGCGGCGCCGGGCGTGGGCCTGGCCGCCCCGCAGGTGGGGGTGCCGCTGCGCATCGCGGTCGTCGAGGACCCGGCGCCCGTACCGGAGGAGGTGCGGGACGTGCGTGGGCGGGTGCCGCAGCCGTTCCGCGTGCTGGTCAACCCGTCGTACGAGCCGGTCGGCACGGAACGGGCCGCGTTCTTCGAGGGCTGTCTGAGCGTGCCGGGCTGGCAGGCCGTGGTGGCACGGCCCGCCCAGGTCCGGCTGACGTGCGAGGACGAGTACGGCCGCCCGGTCGACGAGGTGTTCAGCGGCTGGCCCGGGCGGATCGTCCAGCACGAGACGGACCATCTCGACGGCATGCTGTACCTCGACCGCGCCGAGTTGCGCTCGCTGTCCTCGAACCAGGCGATGGCCGAGCGGTGGACGCAGCCGACTCCGGAGCAGGCGGCCGCGTCCCTCGGCTTCGAGCTGCCCTAG